Genomic DNA from Staphylococcus aureus:
CTGCTGGTATTGAAACACATGGTGTTAATCCTAAAGCAATAGAAGCTATGAAAGAAGTAGATATTGATATATCAAACCATACGTCAGACTTGATTGATAATGATATTTTAAAACAATCAGATTTGGTCGTAACGTTATGTAGTGATGCAGACAATAATTGTCCTATTTTACCACCAAACGTTAAAAAAGAGCATTGGGGTTTTGATGATCCAGCAGGTAAAGAATGGTCAGAATTCCAACGTGTTAGAGACGAGATTAAATTAGCTATAGAAAAGTTTAAATTGAGATAATCATAAACACCTCTTATTTAGTTAATAAG
This window encodes:
- a CDS encoding thioredoxin-dependent arsenate reductase → MDKKTIYFICTGNSCRSQMAEGWGKEILGEGWNVYSAGIETHGVNPKAIEAMKEVDIDISNHTSDLIDNDILKQSDLVVTLCSDADNNCPILPPNVKKEHWGFDDPAGKEWSEFQRVRDEIKLAIEKFKLR